The Sulfurimonas hydrogeniphila genome includes a window with the following:
- a CDS encoding glucose-6-phosphate isomerase (catalyzes the formation of D-fructose 6-phosphate from D-glucose 6-phosphate) → MNYSHNFNPTISDEDVFAEIVKEKNSIGYYTLPLQDTSVYKEYAKTVKQTNIAVIGIGGSTLGTYAVYKFLKHSKDLRKKLFFLETTDPIDIKSKIENIDLEDTLFIVISKSGTTLETIALFKYINSLVTCNRENSVIVSENDSKLSDYARIHSMKIFEIPKNVGGRFSVFCAVGLLPLAIVGIDIDALLSGARKVHDEFFGTHKEQPALKYGFQGTSATATSVPLHNDDTGNISGTATSVPLHNDDTGNISGTATSVPLHNDNAGNISGTATSVPLHKDDTGNISGTGTSVPADNGINIKQRLLKKARFLVEYKYNYNINVVFSYSSRLEGFNKWYIQLWGESLGKIDINNTRQGLTPIGIIGPIDQHSFLQLIIEGRRDKTVTVIKVENFDNDLKIPDVKLEGLEELRYLNNIPFSELINKQADATIESINSQKDIPCDVITIDGVCESAIAALMYEYELLTSLCAKLMYIDAYNQPGVENGKIILKKKLKQDRNDDSLQ, encoded by the coding sequence ATGAACTATAGTCATAATTTCAATCCGACTATCTCAGATGAAGATGTTTTTGCTGAAATTGTAAAAGAAAAGAACTCTATCGGCTATTATACACTGCCGCTTCAAGATACATCTGTTTATAAAGAGTATGCCAAAACAGTGAAACAAACTAATATAGCCGTTATCGGTATCGGCGGAAGTACCCTTGGTACCTATGCTGTTTATAAATTTTTAAAACACTCAAAAGATTTAAGGAAAAAACTTTTTTTTCTTGAAACTACAGACCCTATTGATATAAAGTCCAAGATTGAAAATATTGATTTGGAAGATACGCTTTTTATAGTGATTTCAAAATCCGGGACAACTTTGGAAACAATTGCATTGTTTAAGTATATAAACTCTTTGGTTACATGTAACAGAGAAAACAGCGTGATTGTCAGTGAGAACGATTCCAAATTAAGTGATTATGCCCGTATACACAGCATGAAGATTTTTGAGATTCCGAAAAATGTGGGAGGACGCTTTTCTGTGTTTTGTGCAGTCGGTTTACTACCTTTGGCGATAGTGGGTATAGACATAGATGCATTGTTGTCCGGTGCGAGAAAAGTACATGATGAGTTTTTTGGGACTCATAAAGAGCAGCCCGCACTGAAGTACGGGTTCCAGGGTACCTCTGCAACCGCTACTTCAGTGCCTCTCCACAACGATGACACAGGCAATATCTCCGGAACTGCTACTTCAGTTCCCCTCCACAACGATGACACAGGCAATATCTCCGGAACTGCTACTTCAGTTCCCCTCCACAACGATAACGCAGGTAATATCTCCGGAACCGCTACTTCAGTGCCTCTCCACAAAGATGACACAGGTAATATCTCCGGAACCGGTACTTCAGTGCCGGCTGACAATGGCATAAATATTAAACAACGCCTTTTAAAAAAAGCCCGATTTTTAGTCGAATACAAATACAATTACAACATAAATGTAGTCTTTTCCTACTCCTCACGCCTTGAAGGTTTCAACAAGTGGTATATTCAGCTTTGGGGAGAAAGTCTTGGTAAAATTGATATAAACAATACACGTCAGGGATTGACACCTATCGGTATTATCGGTCCGATTGATCAGCACTCGTTTTTACAGCTTATCATCGAAGGCAGACGAGATAAAACGGTAACTGTCATCAAGGTGGAAAATTTTGACAATGATTTGAAAATTCCGGATGTAAAACTGGAAGGGCTTGAAGAGTTACGATATCTTAATAATATTCCTTTTTCCGAATTGATAAACAAACAGGCGGATGCAACGATAGAATCAATAAACAGCCAAAAAGACATCCCGTGTGATGTGATAACAATAGACGGTGTTTGTGAAAGTGCCATTGCCGCTTTGATGTATGAATATGAACTGTTGACTTCCCTGTGTGCAAAACTGATGTATATTGATGCCTACAATCAACCCGGTGTTGAAAACGGCAAAATTATTTTGAAAAAAAAATTAAAACAAGACAGAAACGATGACAGCTTGCAATAA
- a CDS encoding UTP--glucose-1-phosphate uridylyltransferase, translating to MQTTIRKCLFPAAGYGTRFLPATKAIPKEMLPVLTKPLLQYGVEEAIEAGLTTMAIVTGRGKRAIEDHFDVSYELEHQIKGTAKESYLQEIRKVITTCTFSYTRQVEMKGLGHAILTGETLIGKEPFAVILADDLCDNESAGVLAQMVKLYEKYKCSIVAVEEVPYDDTNKYGVVAIEEQPALKYGFREDESDAGETRNPDISLGDKDIEGEIRNPDFSLGDNAFKITDMVEKPSPQDAPSNLAIIGRYILTPDIFDILRETKPGKGGEIQITDALLQQAKQGRVIAYKFQGKRFDCGSVDGFVAATNYFYNKSCS from the coding sequence TTGCAAACAACAATCAGAAAATGTCTTTTTCCGGCGGCAGGCTACGGAACAAGATTTTTGCCGGCTACAAAAGCGATACCAAAAGAGATGCTCCCCGTCCTTACGAAACCGCTTCTTCAATACGGGGTGGAAGAAGCAATAGAAGCGGGGCTTACTACTATGGCAATCGTTACGGGGCGTGGGAAACGTGCAATTGAAGATCACTTTGATGTTTCTTATGAACTCGAGCATCAGATTAAAGGTACTGCAAAAGAGAGTTATTTGCAAGAGATAAGAAAAGTAATAACAACCTGCACCTTTTCCTATACGCGACAAGTTGAGATGAAAGGGCTTGGACATGCCATACTGACAGGTGAAACTCTTATCGGAAAAGAACCTTTTGCCGTCATACTAGCAGATGATTTGTGTGATAATGAGAGTGCGGGTGTTTTGGCACAGATGGTAAAACTTTACGAAAAATACAAGTGCTCTATCGTTGCTGTCGAAGAAGTACCTTATGATGATACTAACAAATACGGTGTAGTAGCAATAGAAGAGCAGCCCGCACTGAAGTACGGGTTCCGGGAAGATGAATCAGATGCAGGTGAGACAAGGAATCCAGACATTAGTCTAGGCGACAAGGATATTGAAGGTGAGATACGGAACCCAGACTTTAGTCTGGGCGATAACGCTTTTAAAATTACAGATATGGTAGAAAAACCATCCCCGCAGGACGCTCCGTCCAATCTGGCCATTATAGGCAGGTACATCCTTACTCCGGATATATTCGATATTTTGCGTGAAACAAAACCGGGTAAAGGCGGAGAAATTCAAATAACCGATGCACTGCTGCAACAGGCGAAACAAGGCAGAGTAATTGCCTATAAATTTCAAGGAAAACGCTTTGACTGTGGCAGTGTAGACGGTTTTGTTGCAGCTACAAATTATTTTTACAACAAGAGTTGTTCATGA
- a CDS encoding STT3 domain-containing protein, translating into MTDTSHETKLTLLYIFIAFAFSIGMRLVWVYHFNGYAPFYFNGQFMINTNDGYVWAEGARDLLSGTGTNPDAKEYFDKFHQLHDLSPVSSAASQLTAFFAKILPFSFESVIFYLPVFLSSLVVIPIILIAKALKNLEMGFIAAIFASVAWSYYNRTMAGYYDTDMLNIVLPMFLLWSVIWAIKTNKDIYLLFTALDILVYRWWYPQSYSLEFSFFGLILFYTLVFDRKNVFNYKLLAIMMFAMMNTDGLVRLGFVLAAFYTFKQEKYDKYIYYILGTSIIAFFATGGFDPIWSQLKGYIFRESVSAGTKGLGLHFFTVIQTVREAGHIPFETFANRISGNTVTFVIALFGYIYLLYKHRIMLFSLPLVGLGFLAYVGGLRFTIYAVPILAFGIAFLITQIASKMPTQKLKVLSMSAFTLLALYPNYKHIEAYKVPTVFNANEVKVLTTLGKRASREDYVVAWWDYGYPIRYYADVKTLADGGKHSGSVNFPVSFMLTHTQEEAAKMARLDVEYTEKTYDFGDKNKKEIEDKNITVFSNIEQMTKDYGYKDTNEFLKSLQSDIKLPKKTRDIYVYLPFRMINIYPTVTLFSNLNLMNGDKGRQPFFFVSRNFKDIGNKIQLAQNVFLDKRILQLTLGNKTLPIRRFVQTYYDKNMKLHKQVQVINLSSNLNIIFMKNYNTFLIVDEQTYNSLYIQLMVLENYDKKLFEPVILTPQAKVYKLKI; encoded by the coding sequence TTGACAGATACTTCCCACGAAACAAAATTAACACTTCTTTATATTTTTATAGCTTTTGCTTTTTCTATTGGTATGCGCCTTGTTTGGGTATATCATTTTAACGGATATGCACCGTTTTATTTTAACGGGCAGTTTATGATTAATACCAATGATGGTTATGTTTGGGCGGAAGGTGCTCGTGATTTACTTTCCGGAACCGGAACAAATCCGGATGCAAAAGAGTATTTTGATAAATTTCATCAGTTGCATGACCTCTCACCTGTTTCAAGTGCTGCTTCCCAACTTACAGCATTCTTTGCAAAAATCCTGCCTTTTTCCTTTGAGAGTGTTATTTTTTATTTACCGGTATTTTTGAGTTCTCTTGTCGTTATTCCCATCATTTTGATAGCCAAAGCGCTGAAAAATCTTGAGATGGGGTTTATTGCCGCAATATTTGCATCTGTTGCATGGAGTTATTATAACCGTACAATGGCAGGGTATTATGATACCGATATGCTCAACATTGTGCTTCCTATGTTTTTGCTCTGGTCTGTTATTTGGGCGATTAAAACCAATAAAGACATATATCTGCTCTTTACTGCTTTGGATATTCTGGTTTACAGATGGTGGTACCCTCAATCTTACTCTTTGGAGTTTTCATTTTTCGGATTGATTCTTTTTTATACTTTGGTGTTTGATCGAAAAAATGTATTTAATTATAAACTGCTTGCCATTATGATGTTTGCTATGATGAATACAGACGGATTGGTTCGTCTGGGTTTTGTTTTAGCCGCTTTTTATACATTTAAGCAGGAAAAATATGATAAGTATATTTACTATATCTTAGGGACTTCAATTATTGCATTTTTTGCAACCGGTGGATTTGATCCGATTTGGTCGCAGTTAAAAGGCTATATTTTTAGAGAGAGTGTCAGTGCGGGAACCAAAGGACTGGGACTTCATTTTTTCACGGTAATACAAACGGTACGAGAAGCAGGGCATATTCCTTTTGAGACTTTTGCTAATCGTATCAGTGGAAATACTGTTACTTTTGTGATTGCCTTGTTTGGCTATATCTATTTACTGTACAAACACCGTATTATGCTCTTTTCACTGCCTCTTGTCGGGCTTGGATTTTTAGCCTATGTCGGTGGACTTCGTTTTACAATCTATGCCGTACCGATTTTAGCTTTCGGCATTGCCTTTTTAATTACGCAGATTGCTTCAAAAATGCCTACGCAGAAGTTGAAAGTTTTAAGCATGAGTGCTTTTACTCTGCTGGCACTGTATCCAAACTATAAACATATAGAGGCGTATAAAGTACCTACTGTTTTTAATGCGAATGAAGTGAAAGTTTTAACTACCCTGGGAAAAAGAGCAAGTCGTGAAGATTATGTTGTAGCATGGTGGGACTATGGCTATCCAATTCGATACTATGCAGATGTCAAAACTTTGGCCGATGGCGGAAAACACAGTGGAAGCGTGAATTTTCCTGTGAGTTTTATGCTGACACACACACAGGAAGAGGCTGCAAAAATGGCACGGCTTGATGTAGAGTATACGGAAAAAACATACGATTTTGGAGATAAAAACAAGAAAGAGATAGAAGACAAAAATATTACAGTTTTTTCAAATATCGAACAGATGACAAAAGATTACGGATACAAAGATACAAACGAATTTTTAAAGAGTTTGCAGTCTGATATTAAACTGCCGAAAAAAACAAGAGATATCTACGTTTATCTGCCTTTCAGAATGATAAACATTTATCCGACTGTCACACTTTTCTCAAATTTGAATTTAATGAACGGAGACAAAGGCAGGCAGCCATTTTTCTTTGTAAGCAGGAATTTTAAAGATATTGGCAACAAAATTCAATTGGCACAAAATGTATTTTTAGACAAAAGAATTCTGCAGCTTACTCTTGGAAATAAAACATTGCCGATAAGACGTTTTGTGCAAACTTACTATGACAAAAATATGAAACTACACAAACAGGTACAGGTTATCAACCTTTCCTCAAATTTAAATATTATTTTTATGAAAAACTATAATACTTTTTTAATAGTGGATGAACAGACATATAATTCGCTCTATATACAACTGATGGTGCTGGAAAATTATGATAAAAAACTTTTTGAACCTGTGATATTAACACCACAGGCTAAAGTATATAAATTGAAAATATAA
- a CDS encoding polysaccharide biosynthesis protein produces MRIDKKILNFLVIIVLSFITFWWTFFIYHMPFEFEVVASVIVIRMLASRFILRDYSLSWSKASQKTFLIKSVVYIAAFFVYLPVFYGKVRFSFLASELFLYLFSINFLMYAYYYFTNKSKVKKTKSVVIYGAGKAGIKLASEFHDSKYKIEYFVDDDKALQNRSVDSVNILSEQQLKTVMKDKKYDLLVIAMPSVPKERIRTIYDNLSNYFEVIQILPSIDEILTGKNLSTQLKDLSVEDLLARHPKDLDKKKIKAFIKDKTVLVTGAGGSIGSEICRQCEKYGAKKLILLDHSEYNLYAILEEIKNVDAVPVMQSVVNSKLLDETFQKYKPQIVIHAAAYKHVPLVESNIYEGIVNNVIGTKNVIDTSIKHGVQKFVMISTDKAVRPTNVMGTTKRICELYAQNSNGQGTDIVAVRFGNVLGSSGSVIPKFKKQIEAGGPVTVTHPDITRYFMLIPEACELVLQAGAIGSGGEIFILDMGEPIRIVDLAKKMIDLSGSQNIDITYTGLRPGEKLYEELLIDESDTKTEYESITVAKPTPYDLKRLNEDIEALLTCNDTLKKLKEIVPEFNHQTNS; encoded by the coding sequence GTGCGAATAGATAAAAAAATATTAAACTTTTTAGTAATTATAGTACTCTCTTTTATTACGTTTTGGTGGACATTTTTTATCTATCATATGCCGTTTGAGTTTGAGGTTGTGGCAAGCGTCATCGTCATTCGTATGCTTGCATCACGCTTTATACTGCGAGACTACTCTCTCTCTTGGTCGAAAGCTTCGCAAAAAACTTTTCTTATAAAAAGTGTTGTCTATATTGCTGCTTTTTTTGTTTATTTGCCTGTATTTTATGGAAAAGTACGTTTTTCTTTTTTGGCATCAGAACTTTTTTTATATCTTTTTAGCATTAATTTTTTGATGTATGCATACTATTATTTTACCAACAAATCAAAAGTAAAGAAGACAAAATCAGTGGTAATTTATGGTGCAGGGAAGGCTGGAATAAAACTGGCATCCGAGTTTCATGATTCTAAGTATAAAATAGAATATTTTGTGGATGATGACAAGGCTTTGCAAAACCGTTCTGTAGATTCTGTAAATATACTTTCTGAGCAACAGCTCAAAACAGTTATGAAAGATAAAAAGTATGATTTGCTTGTTATTGCCATGCCGTCTGTTCCAAAAGAGCGTATCAGAACGATATATGACAATCTCTCAAATTACTTTGAAGTTATTCAGATTCTTCCTTCTATTGATGAAATTTTAACGGGAAAAAATCTTTCGACACAGTTAAAAGATCTCTCTGTAGAAGATTTGCTTGCACGCCATCCAAAAGATTTGGACAAAAAAAAGATAAAAGCATTCATAAAAGACAAAACTGTTTTGGTTACGGGTGCCGGTGGGAGTATCGGGAGTGAAATATGTCGTCAATGTGAAAAATACGGAGCGAAAAAACTTATACTTTTAGACCACAGCGAATACAATTTGTATGCTATTTTGGAAGAGATTAAGAATGTTGATGCTGTTCCTGTTATGCAAAGTGTAGTAAATTCGAAACTTTTAGATGAAACATTTCAAAAGTATAAACCTCAGATAGTTATACATGCCGCAGCATACAAACATGTACCGCTTGTTGAATCAAACATATATGAAGGCATCGTTAATAATGTCATAGGCACTAAAAATGTTATAGATACGTCTATAAAGCATGGCGTGCAAAAGTTTGTGATGATATCTACCGATAAGGCAGTGCGTCCTACAAATGTTATGGGAACGACTAAGCGTATTTGCGAACTGTATGCCCAAAATTCAAATGGACAGGGAACAGACATAGTCGCTGTGAGGTTTGGTAATGTTTTAGGCTCTAGCGGAAGTGTTATTCCAAAATTTAAAAAACAGATAGAAGCAGGCGGACCTGTTACCGTAACACATCCTGATATCACACGATATTTTATGTTGATACCCGAAGCCTGTGAACTGGTTTTGCAGGCAGGTGCTATAGGAAGCGGCGGTGAGATTTTCATACTTGATATGGGTGAACCGATAAGGATAGTTGATTTGGCAAAAAAAATGATTGACCTGAGCGGAAGTCAAAACATTGACATTACATATACAGGTTTACGACCGGGTGAAAAACTCTATGAAGAGCTTTTGATAGACGAGAGTGACACAAAAACAGAATATGAATCCATAACCGTGGCAAAACCTACACCGTATGATTTGAAAAGATTGAATGAAGATATAGAAGCACTGCTTACATGTAATGATACGCTGAAAAAACTCAAAGAGATAGTGCCGGAGTTTAATCATCAAACAAATTCCTAA
- a CDS encoding DNA ligase, with translation MKLYLILLLPFVLFAQKPQLLLLQVYKDQNITNWVMSEKLDGIRAYWDGKQLISRGGKHIYAPKFFIKDFPPFELDGELWSKRDDFENISSIVRDKVPSEKWKEITYNIFEVPHAKEGLLKRLEKVKPYESDILHVIVQREVNSKDELFRFLSVVESKGGEGVVVRDPNVAYIDKRTSKALKVKSFKDAECRVVSLNHGKGKFANMMGSLTCRLDNNATFKIGSGFTNKERMDPPKVGDIVTFKYQEFTKYKKPRFPVFLRVRYKGSDL, from the coding sequence ATGAAACTGTACCTAATATTACTCCTGCCATTTGTACTGTTTGCGCAAAAACCACAACTTTTACTTTTGCAAGTCTATAAAGATCAAAATATTACAAATTGGGTAATGAGTGAAAAGCTTGATGGGATCCGTGCTTACTGGGATGGGAAACAACTTATAAGTCGTGGAGGAAAGCATATTTATGCTCCAAAGTTTTTTATAAAAGATTTTCCTCCTTTTGAATTAGATGGGGAGTTGTGGAGCAAAAGGGATGATTTTGAAAATATATCTTCTATAGTGCGAGATAAAGTACCATCTGAAAAATGGAAAGAAATTACATATAACATTTTTGAAGTACCTCATGCAAAAGAAGGTCTTTTGAAGCGTTTAGAAAAAGTAAAACCATATGAAAGTGATATCTTACATGTAATAGTTCAAAGAGAGGTGAATTCAAAAGATGAACTTTTTAGATTTTTATCCGTAGTAGAATCAAAAGGCGGTGAGGGTGTTGTGGTGCGAGACCCAAATGTGGCATATATAGACAAAAGAACATCAAAAGCCTTAAAAGTAAAATCATTTAAAGATGCCGAATGCAGGGTTGTCTCTCTCAACCATGGCAAAGGAAAATTTGCAAATATGATGGGATCGTTAACCTGTCGTTTAGATAACAATGCAACCTTTAAAATAGGCAGTGGATTTACAAATAAAGAGAGAATGGATCCTCCTAAAGTCGGTGATATTGTAACATTTAAGTACCAAGAATTTACAAAATACAAAAAGCCAAGATTTCCTGTGTTTTTGAGAGTCAGATATAAAGGAAGCGATCTGTGA
- a CDS encoding NAD-dependent epimerase/dehydratase family protein, whose translation MKTILLTGVRGFIGSYFQLKYSQHYNIRTFSFLQENFDALHVKGVDVVVHLSALVHQMGGASKEAYEKINVTQTLDLAKKAKASGVKHFVFMSSVKVYGEESDVCYTESTPCYPQDEYGKSKLKAEQELQKIEDDNFIVSIIRTPIVYGYGVKANIKNLINLVRKVPVLPFGGIENRRSMIYIGNLCFFMDAVIERQKDGIFLVSDDKPFSTIKLIELIAENLGKKVYLVRVPFFESLLKVLKPSFHKRLYGSLEVDNKDAMKKLFGKAEASLPFGAEEGIDFMINGEKSLKDLMI comes from the coding sequence ATGAAAACTATTTTATTAACAGGGGTAAGAGGTTTTATCGGGAGTTATTTCCAGTTAAAATATTCTCAACACTATAATATAAGAACTTTTTCTTTTTTACAGGAGAATTTTGATGCTCTACATGTAAAGGGTGTTGATGTTGTTGTACATTTGTCTGCTTTGGTACATCAGATGGGTGGAGCGAGTAAAGAGGCGTATGAAAAGATAAATGTTACGCAAACTTTGGATCTGGCCAAAAAAGCAAAAGCATCTGGCGTGAAGCATTTTGTGTTTATGAGCAGTGTGAAAGTATATGGGGAAGAGAGTGATGTTTGTTATACAGAAAGTACACCATGTTACCCTCAGGATGAATACGGTAAAAGTAAATTAAAAGCCGAGCAGGAACTTCAAAAAATCGAAGATGATAATTTTATTGTTTCTATTATAAGAACGCCTATTGTTTATGGGTATGGGGTGAAAGCTAACATAAAAAATCTTATTAATTTGGTTCGCAAAGTGCCTGTGTTGCCTTTTGGAGGAATTGAGAACAGACGCAGTATGATCTACATTGGGAATTTATGTTTTTTTATGGATGCTGTCATTGAGCGGCAAAAAGATGGCATATTTTTAGTGAGCGATGATAAACCGTTTAGTACCATAAAACTTATAGAGCTTATAGCTGAAAATTTAGGAAAAAAAGTTTATCTTGTTCGGGTGCCGTTTTTTGAGAGTTTGTTGAAGGTTTTAAAGCCATCGTTTCATAAGAGGCTTTATGGGAGTTTGGAAGTTGACAATAAGGATGCAATGAAAAAACTTTTTGGCAAGGCTGAAGCATCGCTTCCGTTTGGTGCGGAAGAAGGGATTGATTTTATGATAAACGGTGAGAAAAGTTTAAAGGACTTAATGATATGA
- a CDS encoding glycosyltransferase family 4 protein, whose amino-acid sequence MKKIVIMVTVPVVLETWLKGQAKFLSNYYEVEIVTSYSDKIQSIKEYENVSVKIVDFNRKINIFKDLKVLIQLTVYLLKKKPLIVYTLTPKAGLLGMISSWITRVPHRLHSVVGLPHLEATGIRKKILTITEKTTYFFSSKIYCNSKILTATVKNMTAKEVAIIGNGSVNGVDTEFFKDKFSESQKNKIKDNLKLKKDDFIITFVGRIVKDKGIDELLSVFDLLSDKYPKIKLLLIGDYKNESDPISKQSHQIIKENNSVKYIEFQDDIRKYLCITNLFVLPSYREGLPNVLIEAGSFNIPLLATDINGCNEVIEHNINGMLVKKKDEVALFHAMEKFIIDEKFYNFVRCNVRDSIVKKYDQKYFWNELLGELKKLDMDI is encoded by the coding sequence ATGAAAAAAATTGTAATAATGGTTACTGTTCCTGTTGTTTTAGAAACTTGGCTAAAAGGACAGGCAAAATTTTTATCTAATTATTATGAAGTTGAAATAGTTACATCATATTCAGATAAAATCCAAAGTATTAAAGAGTATGAAAATGTATCTGTAAAAATAGTGGATTTTAATAGAAAAATTAATATTTTTAAAGATTTAAAAGTTTTGATACAGCTTACAGTGTATCTGTTAAAAAAGAAGCCTTTGATTGTTTATACACTTACTCCAAAAGCCGGATTACTTGGAATGATTTCATCATGGATAACTAGAGTTCCGCATAGACTGCACAGTGTTGTGGGCCTTCCTCATTTGGAAGCGACAGGAATAAGAAAAAAAATATTGACAATAACAGAAAAGACTACATATTTTTTTTCCTCTAAAATATATTGTAATAGCAAAATTTTGACTGCAACAGTTAAAAACATGACAGCGAAAGAGGTTGCTATAATTGGAAATGGTTCAGTTAACGGTGTTGATACCGAGTTTTTTAAAGATAAGTTTTCGGAGAGTCAAAAAAATAAAATCAAGGATAATTTAAAGCTTAAGAAAGATGACTTTATAATAACTTTTGTAGGAAGAATTGTAAAAGATAAAGGCATTGATGAGTTGTTGAGTGTATTTGATTTGTTAAGTGATAAATATCCTAAGATTAAATTATTATTGATAGGCGATTATAAAAATGAATCAGACCCGATTTCTAAACAAAGCCATCAAATAATAAAAGAAAATAATTCTGTAAAATATATAGAATTTCAGGATGATATAAGAAAATATCTTTGCATTACTAACCTATTTGTTCTTCCTTCATACAGGGAGGGACTGCCAAATGTTCTCATAGAAGCAGGTAGTTTTAATATACCACTGCTTGCAACTGATATAAATGGGTGTAATGAAGTAATAGAACACAATATAAATGGAATGCTGGTAAAGAAAAAAGATGAAGTAGCTTTGTTCCATGCAATGGAAAAATTTATTATAGATGAAAAATTTTACAATTTTGTTAGATGCAATGTAAGAGATAGTATTGTCAAAAAGTATGATCAAAAATATTTTTGGAATGAACTGTTAGGTGAGTTAAAGAAACTAGACATGGATATATAG
- a CDS encoding SDR family oxidoreductase, whose product MPKNLIIGKNSNLSTRMNRYIDNSILLSSREILENINILQEYKNQKINIIFNNFQPATQLNNFDSSSSYITNAILITSLVLDYFKNADINKIIYTSSSSVYGNNILCNESDELKPINLHASLKVANEKLIEKYCNEYKIDYTITRIFNMYGGNDKFSVISKIINAHKNNQEIKIVNNGNAIRDFIHIDDVVFIYSKLLKIQNIKILNVGTGFGSSIKGILEFLSNNQIEIKTSNIFRDELKVSTSDARLLVEVIQKNDFINVKEYLQQEFNL is encoded by the coding sequence ATGCCTAAAAATTTAATTATTGGGAAAAATAGTAATCTTTCTACAAGAATGAATAGGTATATAGATAATTCCATATTACTGTCTTCAAGAGAAATATTGGAAAATATAAATATTTTACAAGAGTATAAAAATCAAAAAATTAATATTATTTTTAATAACTTTCAACCTGCAACACAGCTAAATAATTTCGATAGCAGTAGTAGTTACATCACTAATGCCATTTTAATTACTTCTTTAGTGCTTGATTACTTTAAAAATGCAGACATCAACAAAATAATATACACAAGTAGCAGTTCCGTATATGGAAATAATATTTTATGTAATGAATCAGATGAATTAAAACCTATAAACTTGCATGCCTCTTTAAAAGTTGCAAATGAGAAATTGATTGAAAAATATTGTAATGAGTATAAGATAGACTATACGATTACCAGGATTTTTAATATGTATGGCGGAAATGATAAATTTTCTGTTATCAGTAAAATTATAAATGCTCATAAAAACAATCAAGAAATAAAAATAGTAAACAATGGAAATGCCATTAGAGATTTTATACATATTGATGATGTGGTTTTTATATATAGTAAACTGTTAAAGATACAAAATATTAAAATACTTAATGTAGGTACTGGTTTTGGCAGTTCAATAAAAGGGATCTTGGAATTTTTGTCAAATAATCAGATCGAAATTAAAACAAGCAATATATTTAGAGATGAGTTAAAAGTTTCAACCTCTGATGCAAGATTACTGGTTGAAGTAATTCAAAAAAATGATTTTATCAATGTGAAAGAATATTTACAACAAGAATTTAATTTATGA